The Tenebrio molitor chromosome 3, icTenMoli1.1, whole genome shotgun sequence genome contains a region encoding:
- the LOC138126893 gene encoding cilia- and flagella-associated protein 65-like, whose protein sequence is MKHVFDLTKNSRVPAIFQFDCGVEEQRVFVVAPRNGTIRPQQHQYITAKFLPQTPRFYAKQLCCLVLYYEPILLNLFGIFSTEIDYDPEVSFRYYSFPYEETVGFQGYSSDSVTLKHVLPPVSLSVNYLDFGQIMPEGSCQTMTTSFTNHMRNEVEVEWENAALFRIYPEKLGIPPKQSALYKIRFKPDSTCRLLSAILNGHVSWTLSDNEFPTSLNVPIPITLRLIGHSFPKNQSWIPSISIVSNTVILPLTLPNFPSWTMFMRQSHGQHVPIKNISFCQCMQLQFHNFLGTSFRRRRSSGSTLPRANWPRTKKYSLPVGTLRI, encoded by the exons ATGAAACACGTTTTCGATCTGACCAAAAACTCTCGAGTCCCGGCAATTTTTCAGTTCGACTGTGGCGTAGAGGAGCAAAGAGTTTTCGTGGTGGCACCGAGAAACGGTACTATCCGACCCCAACAGCACCAATACATCACTGCAAAATTTTTGCCACAAACGCCAAGATTTTATGCCAAGCAATTGTGTTGCCTCGTCTTGTATTAC GAACCGATACTGTTGAATCTGTTTGGAATTTTCTCCACTGAAATCGACTACGACCCCGAGGTTTCCTTCCGATACTATTCTTTTCCCTACGAGGAGACCGTGGGCTTCCAAGGGTATTCGAGTGACAGCGTTACACTCAAACACGTCCTTCCTCCTGTTTCTTTGAGCGTCAATTACTTAGATTTTGGGCAAATAATGCCAGAAGGCTCGTGTCAGACCATGACTACAAGCTTCACCAATCACATGAGGAACGAAGTCGAGGTGGAATGGGAGAATGCTGCGCTGTTCCGAATATATCCGGAAAAACTGGGAATACCTCCCAAACAATCCGCTCTGTACAAAATTCGATTTAAGCCAGATTCCACTTGTAGATTATTATCAGCGATACTTAATGGACATGTCTCGTGGACACTCTCCGATAACGAATTCCCCACCTCCCTGAACGTGCCCATACCAATAACTCTGCGTTTAATCG GTCACAGCTTCCCCAAAAATCAATCGTGGATCCCCTCCATTTCCATTGTTTCCAACACTGTCATCCTGCCTCTGACCCTACCAAATTTTCCCTCGTGGACAATGTTCATGAGACAGTCGCACGGACAACACGTCCCAATCAAAAACATCTCGTTTTGCCAGTGCATGCAACTgcaatttcacaattttttaggTACGAGTTTCAGAAGACGGAGAAGTTCAGGGTCGACTCTCCCAAGGGCAAATTGGCCCCGAACGAAGAAATATTCGTTACCTGTTGGTACACTTCGGATTTAG
- the LOC138126890 gene encoding cilia- and flagella-associated protein 65 isoform X2, producing the protein MSEPGALQNYINCEVSFGEVPVGTTVVKTYVIKNHHNETVNYFVTRNTTTNPIYYVFDVNKYEAKVETGAEFVLKISYTPNIPGSKNFDYFSIVDSRRNFYRLCFRGECIGPSLNCSIRQLNFFHTPKHKIIKQVFDLTNNSRVPAIFQFDCGEEEQGVFVVAPRNGTIRPQQHQYITVKFLPQTPRFYAKQLCCLVLYYEPILLNLFGIFSTEIDYDPEVPFRYYPFPYEETVGFQGYLSDSVTLKHVPPPVSLSVNYLDFGQIMPESSCQTMTTSFTNHLENEVEVEWENAALFRIYPEKLEIPPKQSALYEIRFKPDSTCRLLSAILNGHVSWILSDNEFPSSLNVPIPITLRLIGHSFPKNQSWIPSISIVPNTVILPLTLPNFPSWTMFMIQSHGHLPVLFKLLPPKKTNFVMKPMVGLVRTFQIIVVQLQNSSNETNSYIETWSIELNGQVERLTPIYVKAQTDVPRVLIAANNVIQFEPMQPGTQANTYVPIRNISFCHLQYEFQETEKFGVDSSKGKLAPNEEIFVTCWYTSDLDEVGEHSMEVICEVQYLFSEEGVMGETVDIVVTVLTHTIYSELCALPQIYECGEVECGTVVKTSFYLFNFCQSNINFKLCHDHNLEDVKLRPVCGRCGPREKMLVCVQFTINTLGKRTLFIAYNTRLNQYSEDTTAEGAKNIFRIEYHCIYATLQILDLVEHNFGYLMSNDDLWAFFRIDEINAALIETNQGEIRRVNLWVPDSEVSDKLFYVIFSIKNVSSIYTRLVLKRRQVCDCKLKETNDSFTFRHKVFDCPHKDMLTMEIGSPSLPADSIQSLVFKIKYLLPDENTLSYVLNLSNERTIILNIYIYGVPADSYVLSVFDHNYRLNLGYVYIGLKEPPVQAYWLYNNTTQAVPYKLDELEIIKLCNDDGFTVLKCLNSMGFLKPHSAAPILFKFWPIEVKTYKVSVSLTLGVKDVTLEIEGYGTCEKNKRKFEDLMSLPVKPLKNKMMSLSVDRLMIEPITVASFADRMFFIKNRSKTQELKYSWKPCFVDGLVKIEPLNEEGFLKPSESQSVFIKIASVSEPCSIKVLLCCKFIDYKQLVLHEQSVALYQKRRRSSTSEFIISDGEKLDKDDKLDDYVIEPMPEFLYIALPITVNVIGALDRDNCVCVEDQMKQRPCEGIQIDVDSFVKNYFQKAKVRERPIRPVRKKKKQKSEVQPATKESEIQKEMTQSVLELLVGDAIFSDYFRETVKNLNKEPSPFYSQIKLSQAKRQKQQEKETKRFLTQPTLPEVADICKEAAIDSLHFSFQLGPVPKNENEKS; encoded by the exons atgtcagAACCTGGAGCTCTCCAGAATTACATTAATTGTGAGGTCTCCTTCGGAGAAGTCCCTGTGGGCACTACGGTGGTCAAAACATACGTCATCAAGAACCATCACAAC GAGACTGTTAATTATTTCGTCACTAGGAACACAACGACAAATCCAATTTACTACGTGTTCGATGTCAACAAGTACGAAGCGAAAGTTGAGACTGGGGCTGAGTTCGTTTTGAAAATAAGCTACACGCCCAACATTCCCGGgagcaaaaattttgactaTTTCTCTATCGTCGACAGTCGAAGAAATTTCTATCGGTTGTGCTTCAGAGGTGAATGCATAG GACCTTCGCTCAACTGTTCGATAcgacaattaaattttttccacaCTCCTAAACACAAAATTATCAAACAAGTTTTCGATCTGACCAACAACTCGCGAGTCCCGGCAATTTTTCAGTTCGACTGTGGCGAAGAGGAGCAAGGAGTTTTCGTGGTGGCACCCAGAAACGGTACTATCCGACCCCAACAGCACCAATACATCactgtaaaatttttgccACAAACGCCAAGATTTTATGCCAAGCAATTGTGTTGCCTCGTCTTGTATTAC GAACCGATATTGTTGAATCTGTTTGGAATTTTCTCCACTGAAATCGACTACGACCCCGAGGTTCCCTTCCGATACTATCCTTTTCCCTACGAGGAGACGGTGGGCTTCCAGGGGTATTTGAGTGACAGCGTTACTCTCAAACACGTCCCTCCTCCTGTTTCTTTGAGCGTCAATTACTTGGATTTTGGGCAAATAATGCCAGAGAGCTCGTGTCAGACCATGACTACAAGCTTCACCAATCACTTGGAGAACGAAGTCGAGGTGGAATGGGAGAATGCTGCGCTGTTCCGAATATATCCGGAAAAACTGGAAATACCTCCCAAACAATCCGCTCTGTACGAAATTCGATTTAAGCCAGATTCCACTTGTAGATTATTATCAGCGATACTTAATGGCCATGTCTCGTGGATACTCTCCGATAACGAATTCCCCTCCTCCCTGAACGTGCCCATACCAATAACTCTGCGTTTAATCG GTCACAGCTTCCCCAAAAATCAATCGTGGATCCCCTCCATTTCCATTGTTCCTAACACTGTCATCCTGCCCCTGACCCTACCAAATTTTCCTTCGTGGACAATGTTCATGATCCAGTCGCACGGACATTTGCCGGTTTTGTTCAAACTGTTACCACCGAAGAAAAC GAATTTTGTAATGAAGCCGATGGTAGGTTTGGTGCGCACCTTCCAGATAATCGTGGTGCAGCTCCAAAACAGTTCCAATGAAACGAACTCTTACATCGAGACCTGGAGTATAGAACTGAATGGACAGGTGGAGAGATTGACCCCCATTTACGTCAAAGCACAAACCGATGTCCCACGCGTGCTCATCGCCGCAAATAACGTCATACAATTTGAACCCATGCAACCTGGGACTCAAGCCAACACTTACGTCCCAATCAGaaacatttctttttgccACCTTCA GTACGAGTTTCAGGAGACCGAGAAGTTTGGGGTCGACTCTTCCAAGGGCAAATTGGCCCCGAACGAAGAAATATTCGTCACCTGTTGGTACACTTCGGATTTAGACGAAGTCGGAGAACACTCGATGGAGGTGATCTGCGAAGTGCAATACCTCTTCAGTGAAGAAGGGGTAATGGGAGAGACTGTCGATATTGTCGTCACAGTCTTGACACACACGATCTACTCAGAATTATGT GCTCTCCCGCAAATTTATGAATGTGGGGAGGTGGAGTGTGGCACAGTTGTTAAAACTAGTTTTTATCTGTTCAATTTCTGCCAGtcaaatatcaattttaaactGTGCCATGACCACAATTTAGAGGATGTGAAGCTGCGTCCGGTGTGCGGAAGGTGCGGTCCCAGGGAAAAAATGTTGGTTTGCGTTCAGTTCACGATTAATACATTGGGGAAGCGCACTCTATTTATTGCCTACAATACCCGTTTGAATCAATATAGTGAAGACACAACAGCCGAAGGcgccaaaaatattttccgtaTCGAGTACCACTGTATTTACGCAACTCTTCAA ATCTTGGATTTAGTAGAGCACAATTTCGGATACTTGATGAGTAACGACGATTTGTGGGCATTTTTCAGGATCGACGA GATTAACGCCGCTTTGATCGAGACAAACCAAGGAGAGATCCGCCGAGTGAACTTGTGGGTCCCAGACAGTGAAGTTTCTGACAAGTTGTTTTACGtgattttttccataaaaaatgtttcgagTATTTACACAAGACTCGTTCTGAAACGACGACAAGTTTGTGACTGTAAACTAAAAGAAACGAACGACAGTTTCACTTTTAGGCACAAAGTGTTCGATTGCCCTCACAAAGACATGCTCACGATGGAAATCGGCAGTCCGAGTCTGCCg GCCGATTCGATTCAGTCTTTAGTATTCAAAATCAAGTATCTTCTCCCTGATGAAAATACTTTGTCTTACGTGTTGAATCTGAGTAACGAGAGAACAATCATCTTAAACATCTACATCTACGGTGTGCCAGCGGACTCTTACGTGTTGTCAGTTTTTGACCACAATTATCGACTAAATCTGGGTTATGTCTACATCGGATTAAAAGAACCCCCAGTTCAGGCATACTGGCTGTACAACAATACAACCCAAGCGGTGCCTTACAAACTCGACGAACTTGAAATAATAAAGCTGTGCAATGACGACGGTTTCACCGTTTTGAAATGTCTTAACAGTATGGGTTTTCTGAAGCCGCACAGTGCAGCACCCATACTGTTCAAATTCTGGCCCATAGAAGTCAAAACTTACAAA GTTTCAGTGTCTTTAACTCTAGGCGTGAAAGACGTAACTCTGGAAATCGAGGGATACGGAACTTGTGAGAAGAACAAACGTAAATTTGAAGACTTGATGTCTCTCCCTGTCAAGCCACTAAAAAATAAGATGATGAGTTTATCAGTGGATCGTCTGATGATTGAACCCATTACTGTGGCCAGCTTTGCTGATAGaatgttttttataaaaaatcgaAGTAAGACACAGGAACTGAAATATTCGTGGAAGCC ATGCTTTGTTGACGGTTTAGTAAAAATCGAACCGTTAAACGAGGAGGGATTTTTAAAACCGTCCGAGTCTCAGTcggttttcataaaaattgcGTCCGTGAGCGAACCTTGCAGCATCAAAGTGTTGCTGTGTTGCAAATTTATCGACTACAAGCAGTTAGTTTTACACGAACAATCTGTTGCTTTGTATCAGAAAAGACGAAGAAGTTCGACTAGCGAATTCATAATTTCAGACGGTGAAAAACTTGACAAAGACGAT AAGCTAGATGATTACGTAATCGAACCGATGCCCGAATTTTTATATATTGCATTACCAATTACTGTCAACGTAATTGGAGCTTTGGATAGAGATAATTGTGTTTGTGTAGAAGACCAAATGAAACAAAGGCCGTGTGAAGGGATTCAGATTGATGTGGACagttttgtcaaaaattactttcaaAAGGCTAAAGTTAGAGAGCGTCCTATACGTCCtgttaggaaaaaaaagaaacaaaaaagcgAGGTGCAGCCTGCGACTAAAGAGTCAGAGATTCAGAAAGAAATGACGCAAAGTGTGTTGGAACTTCTTGTAGG GGACGCCATCTTTAGTGATTATTTCCGCGAGACTGTGAAGAATTTGAACAAGGAACCCTCTCCATTTTACTCCCAGATTAAACTCAGCCAGGCCAAGAGGCAGAAGCAAcaagaaaaagaaacaaaaagattTCTCACTCAACCAACATTACCTGAAGTTGCTGATATATGCAAAGAAGCGGCCATTGACAGCCTTCACTTCAGTTTTCAGCTGGGTCCTGTGCCAAAGAATGAAAATGAGAAAAGTTAA
- the LOC138126890 gene encoding cilia- and flagella-associated protein 65 isoform X1 codes for MSEPGALQNYINCEVSFGEVPVGTTVVKTYVIKNHHNETVNYFVTRNTTTNPIYYVFDVNKYEAKVETGAEFVLKISYTPNIPGSKNFDYFSIVDSRRNFYRLCFRGECIGPSLNCSIRQLNFFHTPKHKIIKQVFDLTNNSRVPAIFQFDCGEEEQGVFVVAPRNGTIRPQQHQYITVKFLPQTPRFYAKQLCCLVLYYEPILLNLFGIFSTEIDYDPEVPFRYYPFPYEETVGFQGYLSDSVTLKHVPPPVSLSVNYLDFGQIMPESSCQTMTTSFTNHLENEVEVEWENAALFRIYPEKLEIPPKQSALYEIRFKPDSTCRLLSAILNGHVSWILSDNEFPSSLNVPIPITLRLIGSERCKRNLDYELIVSGHSFPKNQSWIPSISIVPNTVILPLTLPNFPSWTMFMIQSHGHLPVLFKLLPPKKTNFVMKPMVGLVRTFQIIVVQLQNSSNETNSYIETWSIELNGQVERLTPIYVKAQTDVPRVLIAANNVIQFEPMQPGTQANTYVPIRNISFCHLQYEFQETEKFGVDSSKGKLAPNEEIFVTCWYTSDLDEVGEHSMEVICEVQYLFSEEGVMGETVDIVVTVLTHTIYSELCALPQIYECGEVECGTVVKTSFYLFNFCQSNINFKLCHDHNLEDVKLRPVCGRCGPREKMLVCVQFTINTLGKRTLFIAYNTRLNQYSEDTTAEGAKNIFRIEYHCIYATLQILDLVEHNFGYLMSNDDLWAFFRIDEINAALIETNQGEIRRVNLWVPDSEVSDKLFYVIFSIKNVSSIYTRLVLKRRQVCDCKLKETNDSFTFRHKVFDCPHKDMLTMEIGSPSLPADSIQSLVFKIKYLLPDENTLSYVLNLSNERTIILNIYIYGVPADSYVLSVFDHNYRLNLGYVYIGLKEPPVQAYWLYNNTTQAVPYKLDELEIIKLCNDDGFTVLKCLNSMGFLKPHSAAPILFKFWPIEVKTYKVSVSLTLGVKDVTLEIEGYGTCEKNKRKFEDLMSLPVKPLKNKMMSLSVDRLMIEPITVASFADRMFFIKNRSKTQELKYSWKPCFVDGLVKIEPLNEEGFLKPSESQSVFIKIASVSEPCSIKVLLCCKFIDYKQLVLHEQSVALYQKRRRSSTSEFIISDGEKLDKDDKLDDYVIEPMPEFLYIALPITVNVIGALDRDNCVCVEDQMKQRPCEGIQIDVDSFVKNYFQKAKVRERPIRPVRKKKKQKSEVQPATKESEIQKEMTQSVLELLVGDAIFSDYFRETVKNLNKEPSPFYSQIKLSQAKRQKQQEKETKRFLTQPTLPEVADICKEAAIDSLHFSFQLGPVPKNENEKS; via the exons atgtcagAACCTGGAGCTCTCCAGAATTACATTAATTGTGAGGTCTCCTTCGGAGAAGTCCCTGTGGGCACTACGGTGGTCAAAACATACGTCATCAAGAACCATCACAAC GAGACTGTTAATTATTTCGTCACTAGGAACACAACGACAAATCCAATTTACTACGTGTTCGATGTCAACAAGTACGAAGCGAAAGTTGAGACTGGGGCTGAGTTCGTTTTGAAAATAAGCTACACGCCCAACATTCCCGGgagcaaaaattttgactaTTTCTCTATCGTCGACAGTCGAAGAAATTTCTATCGGTTGTGCTTCAGAGGTGAATGCATAG GACCTTCGCTCAACTGTTCGATAcgacaattaaattttttccacaCTCCTAAACACAAAATTATCAAACAAGTTTTCGATCTGACCAACAACTCGCGAGTCCCGGCAATTTTTCAGTTCGACTGTGGCGAAGAGGAGCAAGGAGTTTTCGTGGTGGCACCCAGAAACGGTACTATCCGACCCCAACAGCACCAATACATCactgtaaaatttttgccACAAACGCCAAGATTTTATGCCAAGCAATTGTGTTGCCTCGTCTTGTATTAC GAACCGATATTGTTGAATCTGTTTGGAATTTTCTCCACTGAAATCGACTACGACCCCGAGGTTCCCTTCCGATACTATCCTTTTCCCTACGAGGAGACGGTGGGCTTCCAGGGGTATTTGAGTGACAGCGTTACTCTCAAACACGTCCCTCCTCCTGTTTCTTTGAGCGTCAATTACTTGGATTTTGGGCAAATAATGCCAGAGAGCTCGTGTCAGACCATGACTACAAGCTTCACCAATCACTTGGAGAACGAAGTCGAGGTGGAATGGGAGAATGCTGCGCTGTTCCGAATATATCCGGAAAAACTGGAAATACCTCCCAAACAATCCGCTCTGTACGAAATTCGATTTAAGCCAGATTCCACTTGTAGATTATTATCAGCGATACTTAATGGCCATGTCTCGTGGATACTCTCCGATAACGAATTCCCCTCCTCCCTGAACGTGCCCATACCAATAACTCTGCGTTTAATCGGTAGTGAAAGATGCAAGAGAAATCTCGATTATGAATTGATTGTTTCAGGTCACAGCTTCCCCAAAAATCAATCGTGGATCCCCTCCATTTCCATTGTTCCTAACACTGTCATCCTGCCCCTGACCCTACCAAATTTTCCTTCGTGGACAATGTTCATGATCCAGTCGCACGGACATTTGCCGGTTTTGTTCAAACTGTTACCACCGAAGAAAAC GAATTTTGTAATGAAGCCGATGGTAGGTTTGGTGCGCACCTTCCAGATAATCGTGGTGCAGCTCCAAAACAGTTCCAATGAAACGAACTCTTACATCGAGACCTGGAGTATAGAACTGAATGGACAGGTGGAGAGATTGACCCCCATTTACGTCAAAGCACAAACCGATGTCCCACGCGTGCTCATCGCCGCAAATAACGTCATACAATTTGAACCCATGCAACCTGGGACTCAAGCCAACACTTACGTCCCAATCAGaaacatttctttttgccACCTTCA GTACGAGTTTCAGGAGACCGAGAAGTTTGGGGTCGACTCTTCCAAGGGCAAATTGGCCCCGAACGAAGAAATATTCGTCACCTGTTGGTACACTTCGGATTTAGACGAAGTCGGAGAACACTCGATGGAGGTGATCTGCGAAGTGCAATACCTCTTCAGTGAAGAAGGGGTAATGGGAGAGACTGTCGATATTGTCGTCACAGTCTTGACACACACGATCTACTCAGAATTATGT GCTCTCCCGCAAATTTATGAATGTGGGGAGGTGGAGTGTGGCACAGTTGTTAAAACTAGTTTTTATCTGTTCAATTTCTGCCAGtcaaatatcaattttaaactGTGCCATGACCACAATTTAGAGGATGTGAAGCTGCGTCCGGTGTGCGGAAGGTGCGGTCCCAGGGAAAAAATGTTGGTTTGCGTTCAGTTCACGATTAATACATTGGGGAAGCGCACTCTATTTATTGCCTACAATACCCGTTTGAATCAATATAGTGAAGACACAACAGCCGAAGGcgccaaaaatattttccgtaTCGAGTACCACTGTATTTACGCAACTCTTCAA ATCTTGGATTTAGTAGAGCACAATTTCGGATACTTGATGAGTAACGACGATTTGTGGGCATTTTTCAGGATCGACGA GATTAACGCCGCTTTGATCGAGACAAACCAAGGAGAGATCCGCCGAGTGAACTTGTGGGTCCCAGACAGTGAAGTTTCTGACAAGTTGTTTTACGtgattttttccataaaaaatgtttcgagTATTTACACAAGACTCGTTCTGAAACGACGACAAGTTTGTGACTGTAAACTAAAAGAAACGAACGACAGTTTCACTTTTAGGCACAAAGTGTTCGATTGCCCTCACAAAGACATGCTCACGATGGAAATCGGCAGTCCGAGTCTGCCg GCCGATTCGATTCAGTCTTTAGTATTCAAAATCAAGTATCTTCTCCCTGATGAAAATACTTTGTCTTACGTGTTGAATCTGAGTAACGAGAGAACAATCATCTTAAACATCTACATCTACGGTGTGCCAGCGGACTCTTACGTGTTGTCAGTTTTTGACCACAATTATCGACTAAATCTGGGTTATGTCTACATCGGATTAAAAGAACCCCCAGTTCAGGCATACTGGCTGTACAACAATACAACCCAAGCGGTGCCTTACAAACTCGACGAACTTGAAATAATAAAGCTGTGCAATGACGACGGTTTCACCGTTTTGAAATGTCTTAACAGTATGGGTTTTCTGAAGCCGCACAGTGCAGCACCCATACTGTTCAAATTCTGGCCCATAGAAGTCAAAACTTACAAA GTTTCAGTGTCTTTAACTCTAGGCGTGAAAGACGTAACTCTGGAAATCGAGGGATACGGAACTTGTGAGAAGAACAAACGTAAATTTGAAGACTTGATGTCTCTCCCTGTCAAGCCACTAAAAAATAAGATGATGAGTTTATCAGTGGATCGTCTGATGATTGAACCCATTACTGTGGCCAGCTTTGCTGATAGaatgttttttataaaaaatcgaAGTAAGACACAGGAACTGAAATATTCGTGGAAGCC ATGCTTTGTTGACGGTTTAGTAAAAATCGAACCGTTAAACGAGGAGGGATTTTTAAAACCGTCCGAGTCTCAGTcggttttcataaaaattgcGTCCGTGAGCGAACCTTGCAGCATCAAAGTGTTGCTGTGTTGCAAATTTATCGACTACAAGCAGTTAGTTTTACACGAACAATCTGTTGCTTTGTATCAGAAAAGACGAAGAAGTTCGACTAGCGAATTCATAATTTCAGACGGTGAAAAACTTGACAAAGACGAT AAGCTAGATGATTACGTAATCGAACCGATGCCCGAATTTTTATATATTGCATTACCAATTACTGTCAACGTAATTGGAGCTTTGGATAGAGATAATTGTGTTTGTGTAGAAGACCAAATGAAACAAAGGCCGTGTGAAGGGATTCAGATTGATGTGGACagttttgtcaaaaattactttcaaAAGGCTAAAGTTAGAGAGCGTCCTATACGTCCtgttaggaaaaaaaagaaacaaaaaagcgAGGTGCAGCCTGCGACTAAAGAGTCAGAGATTCAGAAAGAAATGACGCAAAGTGTGTTGGAACTTCTTGTAGG GGACGCCATCTTTAGTGATTATTTCCGCGAGACTGTGAAGAATTTGAACAAGGAACCCTCTCCATTTTACTCCCAGATTAAACTCAGCCAGGCCAAGAGGCAGAAGCAAcaagaaaaagaaacaaaaagattTCTCACTCAACCAACATTACCTGAAGTTGCTGATATATGCAAAGAAGCGGCCATTGACAGCCTTCACTTCAGTTTTCAGCTGGGTCCTGTGCCAAAGAATGAAAATGAGAAAAGTTAA
- the LOC138126892 gene encoding leucine-rich repeat-containing protein 15-like — MGKWVLAVIAVFLFKLSLNFDAAKLCKKRTSLLTGEELVCYNASVLFFVHFNVPLNRTHWLTCENCTLPTIDSDTFNITKNNIAYLYLISSKIDTLKELAFGKFKQLRVLNLRNNSIAELNSRSFANLNRLTQLDLSHNAIRVLTNNMFAELPNLNLLKLSFNTIYYLQPHAFRGLPNLKHLHLSNNQIQKLDRNIFQYASNLVLLHLENNHILEIDSLAFTNLGKLNSLYLNNNSISFLTQYNFKPLNNLVDLQLRGNNLSEIQTSSFNGLTNLKYLYLGNNRLRTVKRYGFIGLDNLQNLELINNDFRQFDLSLIQNMKNLYMVWLQHNHLANLTVDFKLDPLNSLNSLGISDNNLTTLNYKMLYNKLPNIRDIFIYNNTWKCEFLVNMFNFFQEKDINLCVSIDCDANKTRHYVEESCVAVKEETEEKEDLDADFVTEGGTFNRISIILVLVYIQVLIFV; from the coding sequence ATGGGGAAATGGGTCTTGGCAGTCATCGCCGTATTTTTGTTCAAACTGTCGCTCAATTTCGATGCGGCGAAGTTGTGCAAGAAAAGGACGAGTCTTCTGACAGGAGAGGAGCTCGTCTGTTACAACGCTTCGGTGTTGTTTTTCGTGCACTTCAACGTTCCCCTCAACAGGACGCACTGGTTGACTTGTGAGAACTGCACGCTGCCCACCATCGACAGCGACACCTTCAACATTACCAAAAACAATATCGCTTATTTATATTTGATATCGTCGAAAATTGACACGTTAAAGGAACTCGCTTTcggaaaatttaaacagctgagGGTACTGAACCTGCGCAACAACTCGATCGCCGAACTAAACTCCAGATCTTTCGCTAATTTAAACAGGTTGACGCAGCTCGACTTGAGCCATAATGCCATCAGGgttctgacaaacaacatgtTTGCAGAACTACCAAATTTGAACTTGCTGAAGCTCAGCTTTAACACTATTTACTACCTCCAACCTCACGCTTTCAGGGGACTACCAAACCTGAAACATCTCCATCTCAGTAACAATCAAATCCAAAAGTTGGACCGCAACATTTTTCAATACGCATCCAACTTGGTGTTGTTGCATCTAGAAAACAACCACATTCTCGAGATCGACTCGTTGGCTTTTACCAATCTGGGCAAACTCAACTCGctctatttaaataataatagcaTTAGTTTCCTGACACAGTACAATTTCAAACCCTTAAATAACTTGGTGGATTTGCAATTAAGAGGTAATAACCTCAGCGAAATCCAAACCAGCTCGTTTAACGGGCTCaccaatttaaaatatttatatctgGGAAACAATCGTTTAAGAACTGTAAAACGGTACGGTTTTATCGGCTTGGACAATCTgcaaaatttagaattgatcAACAACGATTTCCGACAGTTTGACCTGAGCCTGATacaaaacatgaaaaatttatatatgGTCTGGTTGCAACATAATCATTTAGCGAATCTGACCGTGGATTTTAAACTGGATCCTTTAAATTCCTTGAATAGTTTAGGAATAAGCGACAACAATCTGACCACCTTGAATTATAAAATGCTCTACAACAAGTTGCCAAACATCCGAGACATCTTCATCTACAACAACACCTGGAAATGCGAATTCCTCGTGAACATGTTTAATTTCTTCCAAGAAAAAGACATCAATTTGTGCGTGAGTATCGATTGCGACGCGAACAAAACCAGACATTACGTCGAAGAAAGCTGCGTGGCCGTGAAGGAAGAGACCGAAGAGAAGGAGGACCTCGACGCGGATTTCGTGACAGAGGGTGGGACTTTCAACAGAATCAGCATAATTCTAGTGCTGGTTTACATCCAAGTGTTGATTTTTGTGTAA